A region of Ferruginibacter albus DNA encodes the following proteins:
- a CDS encoding Na+/H+ antiporter: MHTLLPFLLAMIATVVLLEMWASKLRIAYPILLVVAGLLISFIPGLPVVKINPDLIFFIFLPPLLFEAAWSVSFKEMKKWWRIISSFAFLVVFFTALTVAIVVNHFIPGFTLALGFLLGGIVSPPDAVSTGAITRFVRIPKSTSAILEGESLLNDASSLIIFRFALIAVSTGHFIWQQAALSFLWMIIGGVAIGLALAWIFVKAHKWLPTDAPSDIAFTLIEPYCMYWVAEQLHSSGVLAVVAGGLFMSSKRLFFLNSTSRIKGYSVWESFVFILNGIVFLIIGLELPEIVEGLRAHGTPLHTAIGYGVLVTFILILARMISAYTALVATIIFRPSVIPHASSRRRRLLMPLLLGWTGMRGVVSLAAALAIPVTLDNGTAFPERNLILFITFIAILLTLLVQGLTLPTFIKRSRLFDGIFAEDDSEVVSQRIKKELRHHSYEFLKNKHENEWKGHDGMQQLLHHWEEKTKASDDSWMDENIKTIFLEMLESQRQYLSKLNKDVTIDEEIIRTQLYQIDLEEERLRMI; encoded by the coding sequence ATGCATACTTTATTACCTTTTTTACTGGCAATGATCGCGACGGTGGTATTATTGGAAATGTGGGCATCCAAACTAAGGATCGCTTACCCGATATTATTGGTGGTAGCAGGGTTGTTGATAAGCTTTATTCCCGGCTTGCCGGTGGTTAAGATAAACCCGGACCTTATCTTTTTTATCTTCCTGCCGCCATTGTTGTTTGAGGCTGCCTGGTCGGTATCTTTTAAAGAAATGAAAAAGTGGTGGCGCATTATAAGCAGCTTTGCTTTTTTGGTAGTGTTCTTTACGGCGCTAACGGTGGCTATTGTGGTGAATCATTTTATCCCCGGCTTTACATTGGCGTTAGGGTTTTTGTTAGGTGGCATTGTTTCTCCGCCCGATGCAGTAAGTACCGGTGCTATTACAAGATTTGTGCGAATACCTAAATCCACCTCGGCAATATTGGAAGGAGAGAGCCTGTTGAACGATGCCTCTTCATTAATTATCTTTCGTTTTGCGTTGATAGCAGTAAGCACCGGGCATTTTATATGGCAGCAGGCGGCGCTTAGTTTTTTATGGATGATCATTGGCGGAGTAGCCATAGGCTTAGCATTGGCATGGATATTTGTAAAAGCACATAAATGGTTGCCGACAGATGCACCATCGGATATAGCCTTTACACTCATAGAACCCTATTGCATGTATTGGGTAGCGGAACAATTGCATAGCTCCGGAGTGTTGGCGGTAGTAGCAGGCGGGTTGTTCATGTCTTCCAAAAGATTATTCTTCTTAAACAGTACCAGTCGTATTAAGGGATATAGTGTGTGGGAGAGCTTTGTATTTATTTTAAACGGTATCGTGTTCTTGATTATCGGGTTGGAGCTTCCTGAAATTGTAGAAGGCTTGCGTGCGCATGGTACTCCTTTACATACAGCCATCGGGTATGGCGTATTGGTAACATTTATTTTGATACTGGCAAGAATGATCAGTGCCTATACAGCTCTTGTAGCAACGATCATTTTTCGCCCGAGCGTAATACCGCATGCCTCTTCCCGAAGGCGACGATTGTTAATGCCTTTGTTATTAGGGTGGACAGGAATGCGAGGAGTGGTATCCTTAGCAGCAGCTTTGGCAATTCCTGTTACATTGGATAATGGTACAGCTTTCCCTGAAAGGAATCTTATTCTCTTTATAACTTTTATAGCGATCTTATTGACATTGCTGGTACAAGGGCTTACGTTACCGACCTTTATAAAACGAAGTCGGTTATTTGATGGAATATTTGCTGAGGATGATAGCGAAGTAGTATCGCAACGCATTAAGAAAGAGTTACGACATCATAGCTATGAGTTTTTGAAGAACAAGCATGAGAATGAATGGAAGGGACATGATGGAATGCAACAGTTGTTACATCACTGGGAAGAAAAAACAAAAGCTTCTGATGATAGCTGGATGGATGAGAATATAAAAACCATCTTTTTGGAGATGCTGGAAAGCCAGCGGCAATATCTTTCCAAGCTTAATAAAGATGTTACTATCGATGAAGAGATCATCCGTACACAATTGTACCAAATAGACCTGGAGGAAGAACGTTTGAGAATGATATAG
- a CDS encoding glutamine--tRNA ligase/YqeY domain fusion protein: MSEEKSLNFIEEIVEEGINTGKYKTILTRFPPEPNGYLHIGHAKSICLNFGLGIKYGGKTNLRFDDTNPVTEDTEYVDSIKEDVRWLGFNWANEFYASDYFDALYTLAVTLIKKGLAYVDDSSAEEIAALKGTPTEPGKESPYRNRSIDENLQLFEEMKNGRYKDGEKVLRAKADLTSPNMHMRDPLLYRIKHAHHHRTGDKWCIYPMYDFAHGQSDSIENITHSICTLEFVAHRELYNWFIEKLEIFPSHQYEFARLNMTYTVMSKRKLLQLVNEGFVQSWDDPRMPTISGLRRRGYTPESIRDFCDRIGVAKRDNLIDVSLLEFCVREDLNKIAKRVMAVLDPVKLIITNYPDNQTEEFTADYNTQAEDAGGTRSIPFSKELWIEREDFMEVPAKKWFRLAPGAMVRLKSAYIVKCESFTKDESGNITEIHATYIPESKSGNDTSGITVKGTIHWASVQHALSAEVRLYERLFKAEDPGSEEGDFKEYINPDSLQVISKAYVEPSLKIADTATRYQFIRKGYFCLDKEATADKLIFNRTVTLKDAWAKEVKKS, encoded by the coding sequence ATGTCTGAAGAAAAAAGCCTGAATTTTATAGAAGAAATTGTAGAAGAAGGAATCAACACAGGCAAATACAAAACAATACTTACCCGCTTTCCACCTGAACCTAATGGCTATTTACATATTGGCCATGCTAAAAGCATTTGTTTGAACTTTGGTTTAGGAATAAAATACGGCGGCAAAACCAATCTTCGATTTGATGATACCAATCCGGTAACAGAAGATACCGAATATGTTGACAGCATTAAAGAAGATGTTCGCTGGCTAGGCTTTAACTGGGCAAATGAATTTTATGCTTCTGATTACTTTGACGCATTATATACCCTTGCTGTAACACTTATCAAAAAAGGACTGGCATATGTAGATGATTCATCTGCAGAAGAAATAGCCGCATTAAAAGGTACCCCCACTGAACCGGGCAAAGAAAGCCCATACAGGAATAGAAGCATTGACGAAAACCTGCAGCTATTTGAAGAAATGAAGAATGGCAGGTATAAAGACGGGGAAAAAGTATTACGTGCAAAAGCAGATCTCACTTCTCCCAACATGCACATGCGGGATCCGTTGTTGTATCGTATCAAACATGCGCATCATCACCGTACGGGAGATAAATGGTGCATTTACCCGATGTATGATTTTGCACATGGACAAAGCGACAGTATCGAAAACATCACACACAGCATTTGCACCTTAGAGTTTGTTGCACACAGAGAATTATACAATTGGTTCATTGAAAAGCTGGAAATATTCCCTTCTCATCAGTATGAATTTGCCCGTTTGAACATGACCTATACGGTAATGAGTAAACGAAAACTATTACAATTGGTGAATGAAGGTTTTGTACAAAGCTGGGACGATCCACGTATGCCAACCATCAGTGGCTTACGTCGCCGTGGGTACACACCGGAAAGCATTCGTGACTTTTGTGACCGCATTGGTGTAGCTAAAAGAGATAATTTAATTGATGTCAGTTTATTGGAATTTTGTGTTAGAGAAGATCTGAATAAGATCGCTAAGCGTGTAATGGCAGTGTTGGATCCTGTAAAGTTGATCATCACTAATTATCCCGATAATCAAACAGAAGAATTTACAGCTGATTATAATACGCAAGCCGAAGATGCAGGTGGCACCCGTTCTATTCCATTCAGCAAAGAGCTATGGATAGAAAGAGAAGACTTTATGGAAGTACCTGCTAAAAAATGGTTTCGTTTAGCACCGGGCGCCATGGTGCGTTTAAAGAGCGCATACATTGTAAAATGCGAAAGCTTTACAAAAGATGAAAGCGGTAACATCACCGAAATTCATGCAACCTATATTCCTGAAAGTAAAAGTGGCAATGATACCAGTGGTATCACTGTTAAAGGAACCATTCACTGGGCAAGTGTACAGCACGCTTTAAGTGCGGAAGTACGTTTATACGAACGCTTATTTAAAGCCGAAGATCCCGGCAGCGAAGAGGGCGATTTTAAAGAATATATTAATCCCGATTCATTACAGGTTATCAGCAAGGCTTATGTAGAGCCTTCGCTTAAAATTGCAGATACAGCTACCCGCTATCAATTCATCCGCAAAGGATATTTCTGTTTAGATAAAGAAGCAACTGCCGACAAGCTGATCTTTAACCGAACCGTTACATTGAAAGATGCGTGGGCGAAGGAAGTAAAGAAGAGCTGA
- a CDS encoding fatty acid desaturase family protein: MTTPKFINNKSVFHQELKKRVNQYFEERNKPQTGNFSLYFKAIFLCATYFTLCIHVIFFTPPVLFAIVECLLLGILTAAIGFNVMHDGSHGSFSKNKHINKIAAISMNFLGASSIMWSIKHNIIHHTYTNVDGVDDDIEAQPWLRLCKSQKRYKMHRFQHYYFWFLYTLLHILWIFKTDYDKYFKSKVGEVSIRKLTLKEHLGFWAAKIGYIIGMIIVPICVVGFVKWLVGFLIITMSAGLILSIVFQLAHTVEHTHFPLPVADTNKIENEWAIHQLETTANFATKNKWISWYVGGLNFQIEHHLFPKISHVHYPAISKIIRQTCIDFGIQYIEFPRMVHAIASHTSHLRNLGRAD, translated from the coding sequence ATGACCACACCTAAATTTATAAATAATAAAAGCGTTTTTCATCAGGAACTCAAGAAACGCGTTAATCAATATTTTGAAGAACGTAATAAGCCTCAAACAGGAAATTTCAGCCTATATTTTAAAGCTATTTTTCTTTGTGCTACTTATTTTACTTTATGTATTCATGTAATCTTTTTTACACCTCCCGTTTTATTTGCCATTGTAGAGTGTTTGCTTTTAGGTATTCTCACTGCCGCAATTGGCTTCAATGTAATGCACGATGGGTCTCATGGTAGCTTTAGTAAAAACAAACACATTAATAAGATTGCGGCTATATCTATGAACTTTTTAGGAGCCAGCAGTATTATGTGGAGCATCAAGCATAATATCATTCACCATACTTATACAAATGTGGATGGTGTAGATGATGATATTGAAGCTCAACCGTGGTTACGTTTGTGCAAATCACAAAAGCGTTATAAGATGCACCGCTTTCAACATTATTACTTTTGGTTTTTATATACATTACTCCACATTTTATGGATATTTAAGACTGATTACGACAAGTATTTTAAATCAAAGGTTGGTGAAGTTTCTATCCGTAAATTAACCCTCAAAGAGCATTTAGGCTTTTGGGCTGCAAAGATCGGATACATCATTGGTATGATAATAGTTCCTATTTGTGTTGTAGGATTTGTTAAGTGGCTGGTAGGTTTTTTAATTATTACAATGAGCGCCGGGTTAATTTTAAGTATCGTGTTTCAACTGGCACATACGGTAGAACATACTCATTTTCCGTTACCCGTTGCCGATACTAACAAAATAGAAAACGAATGGGCAATTCATCAATTGGAAACTACTGCTAACTTTGCTACAAAGAATAAATGGATTTCGTGGTACGTTGGCGGGTTAAACTTCCAGATAGAACATCATTTATTTCCTAAAATATCTCACGTTCATTATCCTGCTATCAGTAAAATCATTCGCCAAACTTGTATTGACTTTGGAATTCAGTATATCGAATTTCCAAGAATGGTTCATGCGATTGCTTCGCACACATCTCATTTACGTAATTTAGGAAGGGCAGATTAA
- the bshB1 gene encoding bacillithiol biosynthesis deacetylase BshB1, which yields MKLDILAFGSHPDDVELGCSGTLLVEKSNGKKTGIIDLTRGELGTRGSVETRTKEAAASANILQLDVRENLGMADGFFRNDEEHQRQIIKVLRRYQPEIILCNAPVDRHPDHGRASQLIVEAAFLSGLAKIETTDNNIPQAKWRPAYIFHYIQDTYIKPDFLINVSSVIDKKIESIKAFGTQFYNPENTGGPQTYISSPDFLDGIIHRNQMWGKMIGVAHAEGFISAKMIGFENFNAFIKKTT from the coding sequence ATGAAATTAGATATACTGGCTTTCGGCTCTCATCCGGATGATGTTGAATTGGGTTGTTCAGGAACCTTATTGGTTGAAAAATCAAATGGTAAAAAAACCGGCATTATCGATCTGACAAGAGGCGAACTAGGTACAAGAGGTTCTGTAGAAACGCGGACTAAAGAAGCTGCAGCTTCTGCCAACATATTACAGCTGGATGTAAGAGAAAACCTGGGTATGGCAGATGGCTTTTTCAGGAATGACGAAGAACATCAACGCCAGATCATAAAAGTTTTACGCAGGTATCAGCCCGAAATAATTCTATGCAATGCACCTGTTGACCGGCACCCTGATCACGGACGGGCATCTCAATTAATTGTGGAAGCCGCTTTTTTATCGGGCCTTGCTAAAATTGAAACAACAGACAATAACATTCCACAGGCAAAATGGCGACCCGCTTATATTTTCCATTATATACAGGATACTTATATCAAACCTGATTTCCTGATCAATGTATCATCAGTAATTGATAAAAAAATTGAATCTATTAAAGCCTTTGGCACACAGTTTTATAACCCTGAAAATACCGGCGGCCCTCAAACATATATTTCATCTCCCGATTTTTTAGACGGTATCATCCACCGCAATCAAATGTGGGGAAAAATGATCGGAGTAGCTCATGCAGAAGGTTTTATCAGTGCTAAAATGATAGGTTTTGAAAACTTTAACGCATTTATTAAGAAAACTACATAA
- a CDS encoding DUF4294 domain-containing protein yields MRFTFLHKAAPLLLISLFLLQGNFCFSQNIAKKDSVKTAVKKDTFKITVASNVSAADTMLVAAVIYNGDTIEAKSLENIPFYSRYDEAHMAARVAWTRLRNAVYVTYPYARRAGIVINDINKNLAGITDGGKRKEYIKTREAELRREFTVPLKNLSVYQGKVLMKLINRQTGNNCYEIIKEYKGGFTARVYQTVAFFFDSNLKQPYDANGDDAAMEQIVKEVERMYGVRS; encoded by the coding sequence ATGCGTTTTACATTTTTACATAAAGCGGCTCCCTTATTGTTGATCTCCCTGTTTTTACTACAGGGCAATTTTTGTTTCTCCCAAAACATAGCAAAGAAAGATTCTGTAAAGACCGCTGTTAAAAAAGATACCTTTAAAATAACAGTTGCAAGTAATGTAAGCGCAGCTGATACCATGCTGGTTGCAGCCGTTATTTATAACGGTGATACCATCGAAGCAAAAAGCCTTGAAAACATTCCGTTTTATTCAAGATATGACGAAGCGCACATGGCTGCCCGTGTTGCATGGACGAGATTACGAAATGCTGTTTATGTTACTTATCCTTATGCCCGAAGAGCCGGTATTGTGATCAATGATATTAATAAGAACCTGGCGGGAATAACTGACGGAGGAAAACGAAAAGAATATATCAAAACAAGAGAAGCTGAGCTACGCAGGGAATTTACCGTTCCTTTAAAAAACTTATCTGTTTACCAGGGAAAAGTATTAATGAAATTGATCAACCGCCAAACAGGTAATAATTGTTACGAGATCATAAAAGAATATAAAGGCGGATTTACTGCCCGTGTATACCAAACTGTTGCTTTCTTTTTTGACAGCAACTTAAAACAACCTTACGACGCCAACGGCGATGATGCAGCCATGGAACAAATTGTAAAAGAAGTTGAACGTATGTATGGTGTTAGAAGCTAA
- a CDS encoding D-glycero-alpha-D-manno-heptose-1,7-bisphosphate 7-phosphatase, translating to MLDLTQIDKTWTLFLDRDGVINHEKHLDYIHTWDEFVFYEGVKDAIKIFAQKFKYIIIITNQKGVGKGVTRLEDLHTIHANMRSEIETAGGKIDKVYFCTALDEHHPDRKPNPGMGLQAIKDFPQIDINKAIMVGNTIGDMEFGRNLGVKTVFLPTTRPDVKLNDARIDAVYNSLFDFAKAL from the coding sequence ATGCTTGACCTGACCCAAATAGATAAAACCTGGACTTTATTCTTAGACCGTGACGGAGTTATCAATCACGAAAAACATCTCGATTATATTCATACCTGGGATGAGTTTGTTTTTTATGAAGGTGTAAAAGATGCCATAAAAATATTTGCTCAAAAATTCAAATACATCATTATTATAACCAATCAAAAAGGTGTTGGCAAAGGAGTAACAAGGTTGGAAGATCTGCACACCATTCATGCCAATATGCGATCGGAAATTGAAACTGCCGGCGGCAAAATTGACAAAGTATATTTCTGTACAGCACTAGATGAACATCATCCCGACCGTAAGCCCAACCCCGGCATGGGCCTGCAAGCCATCAAAGACTTTCCACAGATCGATATAAATAAAGCCATAATGGTTGGCAATACCATTGGCGATATGGAATTTGGTCGTAACCTTGGCGTTAAAACAGTTTTCCTCCCCACCACCCGACCGGATGTTAAGCTGAACGATGCCCGTATTGATGCTGTTTATAATTCCTTGTTCGATTTTGCAAAGGCTTTGTGA
- a CDS encoding nucleotidyltransferase family protein, producing the protein MITEVIILAGGLGTRLRSVVSELPKCMAPVAGKPFLHYVVEHLQKQEVNKFIFSLGYKSEAIIEYMNAYYSMLTIQYSIEEEPLGTGGAIKLAATKATEKNVLIVNGDTLFSVDINKLSILHEQLHADCTLCLKPMQNFERYGVVQLKSDFSIASFKEKQFYHEGLINGGVYALHTASFLKEELPEKFSFEKDYLEKYYSQRKMYGSVEDEYFIDIGIPEDYERAQTELKINN; encoded by the coding sequence GTGATTACCGAAGTAATAATATTGGCAGGCGGTTTAGGAACAAGATTACGTTCTGTGGTATCAGAATTGCCTAAATGCATGGCTCCTGTAGCCGGAAAACCTTTTCTGCATTATGTTGTAGAACATCTGCAAAAACAAGAAGTAAATAAATTTATTTTTTCTCTTGGCTATAAAAGTGAAGCCATTATTGAATACATGAATGCTTATTATTCAATGCTCACTATTCAATATTCAATAGAAGAAGAACCTTTAGGTACAGGTGGTGCTATTAAATTAGCCGCAACAAAAGCAACAGAAAAAAATGTATTAATAGTAAACGGAGATACCCTGTTTAGTGTAGATATCAATAAGCTCTCTATCTTACATGAACAATTGCATGCCGATTGTACGCTTTGTTTAAAGCCGATGCAAAATTTTGAACGTTATGGTGTTGTTCAATTAAAAAGCGATTTCTCTATTGCATCATTTAAAGAAAAACAATTCTACCACGAAGGCTTGATTAATGGTGGCGTGTATGCTTTACATACGGCAAGCTTTTTAAAAGAAGAACTGCCTGAAAAATTTTCGTTTGAAAAAGATTACCTGGAAAAATATTATTCTCAACGAAAAATGTATGGCTCTGTAGAGGATGAATATTTCATCGATATTGGAATTCCTGAAGATTACGAAAGAGCACAAACAGAATTAAAAATTAATAATTAG
- the gmhA gene encoding D-sedoheptulose 7-phosphate isomerase: MSDKIKNIISESISVKTKLLNDEMIINTLIRSIDIIVTAFKNGNKVLFCGNGGSAADAQHLAAEFSGRFYTDRDALPAEALHCNTSYITAVANDYSYDVIYSRIVKGTGNKGDVLVGLSTSGNSKNIINAFEVAKEKGITTIAFTGATGGKMKDLSDYLFNVPSTDTPRIQESHIMLGHIICQLVEEKYFS, translated from the coding sequence ATGAGCGACAAAATAAAAAATATTATCAGCGAATCCATTTCGGTTAAAACTAAATTACTTAATGATGAAATGATCATTAATACACTAATAAGATCGATCGACATTATTGTAACTGCATTTAAGAATGGCAATAAAGTGTTGTTCTGCGGAAATGGCGGCAGCGCTGCTGATGCGCAACATTTGGCAGCAGAATTCAGCGGACGTTTTTATACCGACAGAGATGCCTTACCTGCAGAAGCTTTGCATTGTAACACTTCGTATATCACAGCCGTAGCAAACGATTACAGCTATGATGTAATTTATTCACGAATAGTAAAAGGTACAGGCAATAAAGGTGATGTATTGGTTGGCTTAAGCACTTCAGGCAACAGTAAAAATATTATCAATGCGTTTGAAGTAGCAAAAGAAAAAGGTATTACTACGATCGCATTTACCGGGGCAACGGGTGGTAAAATGAAAGACCTATCCGATTATTTATTTAATGTTCCGTCGACAGATACACCACGCATACAGGAAAGTCATATCATGCTGGGGCATATTATTTGTCAGTTGGTAGAAGAAAAATACTTTTCATAA